A stretch of Physeter macrocephalus isolate SW-GA chromosome 8, ASM283717v5, whole genome shotgun sequence DNA encodes these proteins:
- the AFAP1L1 gene encoding actin filament-associated protein 1-like 1 isoform X6 has product MDRGRVLEQLLPELTGLLSLLDHEYLSDTTLEKKMAVASILQSLQPLPAKEVSYLYVNTADLHSGPSFVESLFEEFDCDLSNLQDMTEDDGESCKEATPEPAKSPSLRHAADLPPPLPKRPPPEDYYEEALPLGPGKSPEYISSHNDCSPAHSTVDSYYEDADSSYPVTRMNGELKNSYNDSDAMSSSYESYDEEEEEGKGPQPTHQWPSEEASMHLVRDCRICAFLLRKKRFGQWAKQLTVIKEDQLLCYKSSKDRQPHLRLALDVCNVIYVPKDSRHKRHELRFSQGATEVLVLALQSREQAEEWLKVIREVSKSVGGAEGADVPRSPVLLCKVDLDKGAVCVPPQRLSQEKQTSDSDSTGLGDNCSTLGREHGRGKKSSLSELKGSMSRAAGRKITRIISFSKKKALADDLQTSSTEEEVPCCGYLNVLVNHGWKERWCRLKCNTLYFHKDRTDLRTHVNAISLHGCEVAPSFGPRHPFAFRILRNRQEVAILEASCSEDMGRWLGLLLVEMGSKVTPEALHYDYVDVETLTSIVSAGRNSFLYARSCQDQWPEPRVYDDVPYEKMQHEEPERPSGAQIKRHASTCSEKSHRADPQVKVKRHASRDTGSSPGPGRSHMPRSN; this is encoded by the exons TGCTGGAGCAGCTGCTCCCCGAGCTCACAGGGCTGCTCAGCCTCCTGGACCATGAGTACCTCAGCGACACCACCCTGGAGAAGAAGATGGCTGTGGCCTCCATCCTGCAGagcctgcagcccctcccag CCAAAGAAGTCTCCTACCTGTATGTGAACACAGCGGACCTCCATTCCGGGCCCAGCTTTGTGGAGTCCCTCTTTGAAGAATTTG ACTGTGACCTGAGCAACCTTCAAGACATGACAGAGGACGACGGGGAGTCCTGCAAAGAAGCCACCCCTGAGCCAGCCAAGAGCCCATCTCTGAGACAC GCAGCCGACTTGCCGCCACCGCTCCCCAAAAGGCCTCCACCTGAGGACTACTATGAGGAGGCCCTTCCCCTGGGGCCTGGCAAGTCCCCCGAGTATATCAGCTCCCACA ACGACTGCAGCCCAGCCCACTCGACTGTGGACAGCTACTACGAGGATGCAGACAGCAGCTACCCCGTGACCAGGATGAATGGGGAGCTGAAGAACTCTT ACAATGACTCTGACGCCATGAGCAGCTCCTACGAGTCctatgatgaggaggaggaggaagggaaagggccGCAGCCCACACACCAGTGGCCTTCAGAGGAGGCCTCCATGCACCTGGTGAGGGACTGCAGGATATGTGCCTTCCTGCTGCGGAAAAAGCGCTTCGGGCAGTGGGCCAAGCAGCTGACCGTCATCAAGGAGGACCAGCTCCTG TGTTACAAAAGCTCCAAGGACCGGCAGCCACATCTGAGGCTTGCGCTGGATGTCTGCAACGTCATCTACGTGCCCAAGGACAGCCGGCACAAGAGGCACGAGCTGCGCTTCTCCCAGGGGGCTACCGAAGTCCTGGTGCTGGCACTGCAGAGCCGGGAGCAGGCTGAGGAGTGGCTGAAG GTCATCCGAGAGGTCAGCAAGTCCGTTGGGGGTGCTGAGGGGGCAGATGTGCCCAGATCCCCAGTCCTCCTGTGCAAGGTGGACCTGGACAAG GGGGCTGTCTGTGTCCCTCCCCAGAGGCTGTCCCAAGAGAAGCAGACCTCAGATTCCGACAGCACGGGCCTGGGCGACAACTGTTCCACCCTTGGCCGCGAACACG GCAGGGGGAAGAAGAGCAGCCTGTCAGAGCTGAAGGGTTCAATGAGCAGGGCTGCGGGCCGCAAGATCACCCGTATCATCAGCTTCTCTAAGAAGAAGGCACTGGCCGATGACCTGCAGACATCCTCTACTGAGGAGGAGGTTCCATGCTGTG GTTATCTGAATGTGCTGGTGAACCATGGCTGGAAGGAACGCTGGTGCCGCCTAAAGTGCAACACCTTGTATTTCCATAAGGACCGCACAGACCTGCGGACCCACGTGAATGCTATCTCCCTCCACGGTTGTGAGGTGGCCCCAAGCTTTGGGCCCAGACACCCATTTGCCTTCAGGATCCTGCGCAACCGGCAGGAGGTCGCCATCTTGGAG GCAAGCTGCTCCGAGGACATGGGCCGCTGGCTCGGGCTGCTGCTGGTGGAGATGGGCTCCAAAGTCACTCCCGAAGCGCTGCATTATGACTACGTGGATGTGGAGACCTTAACCAGCATCGTCAGTGCAGGGCGCAACTCCTTCCT ATATGCAAGATCCTGCCAGGATCAGTGGCCTGAGCCCCGAGTCTATGATGATGTTCCTTATGAAAAGATGCAG CACGAGGAGCCTGAGCGTCCCTCTGGAGCCCAGATCAAGCGCCATGCCTCCACCTGCAGTGAGAAGTCCCATCGGGCAGACCCACAGGTCAAAGTCAAGCGCCATGCCTCCA
- the AFAP1L1 gene encoding actin filament-associated protein 1-like 1 isoform X7: MDRGRVLEQLLPELTGLLSLLDHEYLSDTTLEKKMAVASILQSLQPLPAKEVSYLYVNTADLHSGPSFVESLFEEFDCDLSNLQDMTEDDGESCKEATPEPAKSPSLRHAADLPPPLPKRPPPEDYYEEALPLGPGKSPEYISSHNDCSPAHSTVDSYYEDADSSYPVTRMNGELKNSYNDSDAMSSSYESYDEEEEEGKGPQPTHQWPSEEASMHLVRDCRICAFLLRKKRFGQWAKQLTVIKEDQLLCYKSSKDRQPHLRLALDVCNVIYVPKDSRHKRHELRFSQGATEVLVLALQSREQAEEWLKVIREVSKSVGGAEGADVPRSPVLLCKVDLDKGAVCVPPQRLSQEKQTSDSDSTGLGDNCSTLGREHGRGKKSSLSELKGSMSRAAGRKITRIISFSKKKALADDLQTSSTEEEVPCCGYLNVLVNHGWKERWCRLKCNTLYFHKDRTDLRTHVNAISLHGCEVAPSFGPRHPFAFRILRNRQEVAILEASCSEDMGRWLGLLLVEMGSKVTPEALHYDYVDVETLTSIVSAGRNSFLYARSCQDQWPEPRVYDDVPYEKMQHEEPERPSGAQIKRHASTCSEKSHRADPQVKVKRHASRSSVKFQ; encoded by the exons TGCTGGAGCAGCTGCTCCCCGAGCTCACAGGGCTGCTCAGCCTCCTGGACCATGAGTACCTCAGCGACACCACCCTGGAGAAGAAGATGGCTGTGGCCTCCATCCTGCAGagcctgcagcccctcccag CCAAAGAAGTCTCCTACCTGTATGTGAACACAGCGGACCTCCATTCCGGGCCCAGCTTTGTGGAGTCCCTCTTTGAAGAATTTG ACTGTGACCTGAGCAACCTTCAAGACATGACAGAGGACGACGGGGAGTCCTGCAAAGAAGCCACCCCTGAGCCAGCCAAGAGCCCATCTCTGAGACAC GCAGCCGACTTGCCGCCACCGCTCCCCAAAAGGCCTCCACCTGAGGACTACTATGAGGAGGCCCTTCCCCTGGGGCCTGGCAAGTCCCCCGAGTATATCAGCTCCCACA ACGACTGCAGCCCAGCCCACTCGACTGTGGACAGCTACTACGAGGATGCAGACAGCAGCTACCCCGTGACCAGGATGAATGGGGAGCTGAAGAACTCTT ACAATGACTCTGACGCCATGAGCAGCTCCTACGAGTCctatgatgaggaggaggaggaagggaaagggccGCAGCCCACACACCAGTGGCCTTCAGAGGAGGCCTCCATGCACCTGGTGAGGGACTGCAGGATATGTGCCTTCCTGCTGCGGAAAAAGCGCTTCGGGCAGTGGGCCAAGCAGCTGACCGTCATCAAGGAGGACCAGCTCCTG TGTTACAAAAGCTCCAAGGACCGGCAGCCACATCTGAGGCTTGCGCTGGATGTCTGCAACGTCATCTACGTGCCCAAGGACAGCCGGCACAAGAGGCACGAGCTGCGCTTCTCCCAGGGGGCTACCGAAGTCCTGGTGCTGGCACTGCAGAGCCGGGAGCAGGCTGAGGAGTGGCTGAAG GTCATCCGAGAGGTCAGCAAGTCCGTTGGGGGTGCTGAGGGGGCAGATGTGCCCAGATCCCCAGTCCTCCTGTGCAAGGTGGACCTGGACAAG GGGGCTGTCTGTGTCCCTCCCCAGAGGCTGTCCCAAGAGAAGCAGACCTCAGATTCCGACAGCACGGGCCTGGGCGACAACTGTTCCACCCTTGGCCGCGAACACG GCAGGGGGAAGAAGAGCAGCCTGTCAGAGCTGAAGGGTTCAATGAGCAGGGCTGCGGGCCGCAAGATCACCCGTATCATCAGCTTCTCTAAGAAGAAGGCACTGGCCGATGACCTGCAGACATCCTCTACTGAGGAGGAGGTTCCATGCTGTG GTTATCTGAATGTGCTGGTGAACCATGGCTGGAAGGAACGCTGGTGCCGCCTAAAGTGCAACACCTTGTATTTCCATAAGGACCGCACAGACCTGCGGACCCACGTGAATGCTATCTCCCTCCACGGTTGTGAGGTGGCCCCAAGCTTTGGGCCCAGACACCCATTTGCCTTCAGGATCCTGCGCAACCGGCAGGAGGTCGCCATCTTGGAG GCAAGCTGCTCCGAGGACATGGGCCGCTGGCTCGGGCTGCTGCTGGTGGAGATGGGCTCCAAAGTCACTCCCGAAGCGCTGCATTATGACTACGTGGATGTGGAGACCTTAACCAGCATCGTCAGTGCAGGGCGCAACTCCTTCCT ATATGCAAGATCCTGCCAGGATCAGTGGCCTGAGCCCCGAGTCTATGATGATGTTCCTTATGAAAAGATGCAG CACGAGGAGCCTGAGCGTCCCTCTGGAGCCCAGATCAAGCGCCATGCCTCCACCTGCAGTGAGAAGTCCCATCGGGCAGACCCACAGGTCAAAGTCAAGCGCCATGCCTCCA